The Mya arenaria isolate MELC-2E11 chromosome 15, ASM2691426v1 genomic sequence ACACATTTATGTTCACATAGTCTGCCATAATACCCATCAAGGCAAccctgttttaaaacaattcaatccACATGAACAAGCTCTGTTACCTACAGTATATAACATTGGCAATACTATTGACTCATTATAGGACACTGGCAATACTACTGACTCATTATTTGACATTGGCAATACTATTGACTCATTATAGGACACTGGCAATACTACTGACTCATTATTTGACATTGGCAATACTATTGACGCATTATAGGACATTGGAAACTCTATTGACTCGTTTTAGGACATTAGCAATACAATTGACTCGTTATTTGACATTGGCAATTCTAATGACTCGTTATAGGACATTGGCAATAGTATTGACTCGTTATAGGACATTGGCAATACTTTTGACTCGTTATAGGACATTGGCAATACTTTTTACTCGTTATAGTACATTGGACATTGGCAATACTATTGACTCGTTATAGTACATTGACAATACTATTGACTCATTATAGGACATTGGCAATACTTTTGACTCGTTATAGTACATTGGACATTGGCAATACTATTGACTCGTTATAGTACATTGACAATACTATTGACTCGTTATAGTACATTGACAATACTATTGACTCATTATACGACATTGGGAAATACTATCGACTCATTATAGGACATTGGCAATACTATTGACTCGTTATAGGACATTGGCAATACTATTAACTCGTTTTAGGACATTGGCAATACTAATGACTCGTTATAGGAAttttgcaataatattttcgtattATATGACATAGGCTGTAAAATTGACATATCTTATGTATTAGCAATAATATCGACTCATTACAGGacattaacaacattattgACTCATTATAGGACATAGGCACTATTATTTACCCATTATAGGACATAAGCAATAATATTGACTCTTTATGGGACCTTGGCAATATCATTGACTCATTATATGACATTAGCAATTATTTTGACTCATTATTGGACATCGGCAATAATAATGTCTCATTATAGGACATTGGCAACAGTATTGACTCATTATAGGACATTGGCAATGTGGGACAGTGGCAATAATTTTGAATCTGAGTGAACATCAATGAAGACACGGccattttttgataaatattgatcaaTCAATTAACATTTCGACTAAATTTTACCAAACCAACGAATTGACCGGCTTTATACAATTGTTATACAAACTCTGTTTAATTTTGCCAACCTTTAAACTAATTTAAGTAAAAACTTGTTGGAAGCCACCCATTTATATTAATGACCTTATTTGGTTTAGCAGGAATTAACTACTGCTGATCTCCAAATGAACAACTGACCTGTATGCAACTTCCGTCTGTAGTATAGCAAGTCGGTCTatcagtctgtacgtcacaaGTAGAGGGGCAGTCATTCGAACACATTGGTCCATACATCTTGTTTCTACACCCGTAAACACACGTCCCATCTGTAGTCGAACATGTCTGGTTTAAACACCAGGGGGAACAACTCTGCAAACAGCGATCGCCCCAACGTCCATTAATGCATTTCACGCATTTATTCAAGTCTAAGGAGCATCTCTGGCACAAATGTGAGGGTGGACACTGGCATTTCCTTCCTCTGTAGCCACCGTTGCATCCATGCAAGCACTCCTCAGTTATCTTGGCACAAACACCATCATTGCAGTGTTCAGAACAATTTTGTTCGCACTTGCGGCCGTGAAAGGACGATTTACAACCAAGGTCACTATCACAGTGTCCTAGTCTTCGTTCACAAGTATTATTAGCACAGTTGTTTGGACACTGTGAATTACAGTTATATACTTCAATTATCCCTTCGACTTTTTTTTCATAGCCATACCATCCTATCCTACAATCTAAACACAGGTATGGATCCTCCCGCCGACATGACAGGCAACGCTCAAAACACCTCACATTACAGAAATTGCCAGTAAAGCCGTCTGGACACTTGGGCAGACATTTGCCATCTACACAGTCTTGGCGCGATGAACAATTCAAACAAGGCTTTGATTGGATTTGTGTAATTGTTGAGTTTGTTATCCCGTTTGATGGTTCCGTCTGTTTATTATGGTCGTCATTGCCGCTATAGTCGTCATACATGTAGACGTTATAGTCGTCATAGCCGTTATCGTCGTTTGCACCGCCTATACAAGACATGAGAATGTTGTTACTGTGTGGTACATTGAGTAGAAATAAACCAAAAGTGATAAAACTGCGGTCTGGCTGCCCACTTTATTGTTCAATATAgcaactataaatatttaatttcttggTACTGACGCCAATGGCTCTTTACTAGCCAGCACACATGCGTGAGTCAATTAACACCATATTTATGCACCactcaattgtaaccacgccccaggtccggggaaaaACGGGAACTTTGACTTACGGTCCAGcaaatcccgggtaaaatccccgccaaaatgcccccacaccccggGGAcatctaggtaaggcccattcccctctatatttggtatgaaaacaaaaccaccgcattcactcggcactgggGGGCCAcatgaaaagtataaacatggcccatttcctatgctattcccggtatacacccggacctgggggtgggcGAGGtaacaattgattggtgcattaaTAAAACGAAATATGCCTAATTGGAACTTTACCGGCCGTTTCGGtagatttctttttaaaaatttacATCGGAACCCATGGTATGGCGATGCAATTGGCAGAGACATTCGCGCAAACACTAAGAAAGATCTGACCTTTCCATTTGATATGTAAATCACTTAACACATACAATTCTAGTTTATACTGATTTAATTTAGTGCGATGAAAATAGCTATAAGCTGAATGGAATCACGTTCGGGTCCGCTTCCTCGGTAGACACAGGCACTTgagccatgattacgaacagtctcaactCCCAAgttagactcagactcagaaaagcataTTTTAAGAAGGaacaaacaaatcatatttattccatttcttttacaaaaatgtaggTAAACAgtagtaaaacattcaaatagtaaTACATTTCAGCAAATTTCACCATAAATGCTTTGATAGAAGGAAAATAACAAtcaaatgaagttttgccatattgagtcttgagtctgaactcagacttgagactgttcataaCCACTGTCccagactcaagtggcaaaactgcaaatctttatttgtttgtaaacatcTTTGTTAAGTATAGATGATGAGATGATGTATTTCACGTTTTCACGTGTATTTTAGTAAATCGAATGGAACCAAGATGAttcaatataacaattaaaataaaatattagtgTTTCTCTGAGTCTGAATCTAGAATTTGAGCCTGTACGTAATCGTGACCCTAAGAACCTAAGAGAACGTTCCCATGATCGGGACAATGTTTCACTGACACAAACTTGTTGTCTTATCTTTTTTccatgttttaaagctgcactctcacagattgaccgttttgacagcttttttattttttgtcttggaacgagccaatttttgcgaaaatgcatggataccagtcatataagactggtgacaaaaaatatcagatcgcaggtttcatatttatgttaagaagctgatgttttatgcgttttttcttaaagcgttagtaaggCTTTAAGTTATAAACAAtagttttcgaacggaaatgtaaaaaaatgcgacctgatttttgtcagcagtcttattacacttattttcagatatttttgcaaaaattggctcattctaagacaagaCATAAAAAGTTGCCAAGACGGCAAATCTgcgaaagtgcagctttaaattcatcaaataaaataataaattgacattAGTTTTCAAAACTGGGCCAAAATGATATCATACCGAAAATGACGTTTATAATTTACTTGTGCGTTTacctgaaatttaaaaaaatatcatatatgatttaaaacaaattctactaaattgcattttaatacactTACCAGCGACACTGAAGAGAATATTCCATGTATAAAAGCAAGTCAATAAtccaaacattttattttgattcatgCTAGGACTTTAAACGCGCTGCTTGTAATtagatataaattattttatacgcataacaaaatatttaagtacTAATATTTCTTCCCGGAAATCAGTACTTGTAAAGAGAATAATCTAAAACCTATGACTCATTCAAAATCACCTAAACATattacaagaaataaacatgttacaaaCATGTTACAAGAAATAAGGATCAATCCTTAAACGTATTGTTGGTTTTGTGTGTTCATGcaatatgattttgtaaatcGTAGAAGCGCTTATCCTtagatttatattattattattattattattattattattattattattattattattattatttttattattattattattattattattattattattattattatcgatATTTTGTCATTCGTTTTTTACACATAAACATGATATGCGTGGTCCTTCTTGAGAAACTCCGACTACAGAGGTCACGAAAGGTCGATcggttcatgcaaaataatCGCAAGTTTTATCGAGTGCGAACGTAGCCGTGTAGACATTGAACGTACCCCAAATACGTTGTTCTTAAGTGTGATATACGCACGACTCAGGGTCCCGTTTCAAAAGAGATCGCAAGGGTTAAGATCGTAACTTTCTAGACATAACTCGTTTATTGGCGAAAgctgcgtttcaataaaaaaatatttcgcaAGGACATTTAATCGCATAGATTCTGCTCGTAACCACCGTTGAACCCAAGcactcttaaagctgcactctcacagatataccatttttataacttttttttatttttttgtcttggaaagcactcatttttgcgtaaatatctgcaatccaatgaaaaaagattgctgacaaaagatcagatcgcatattttcatatttccgttcgaaaacaaatgttttatgactaacggtttaagaaacatgcataaaacatcattttttaaacttaaatataaaagtctgcgattttttgtttgtcagcagtcttagaTAACTGGTTTGCATAgagttttgcaaaaaaatggctcgttccaagacaaaaaataaaaaagtgctcaaacgttcgatctgtgagagtgcagctttaagcagcGTATATAATACTCGCTTGGTTCCAATTCCTCGTTGGTtcaaacttgatgtaaaggTCCGATTTCTTTAACCTAAATGTAAgaatttccgcttggctcgagatattttggccggtccctgggagttcgagccaacgaggcaCGACTGTACATAGTAAAAATGTTCTTTCTTCCACTAAGGTGATTTTTTCTACTAAGTTGATTTTTCAACTACGTTAAAAAAATTCCTACGATTTTTTTCTACTATTTGCATTTAGAACCCCTGTTGTCCCATAATACGAATACTCAGCGTATATGCATTTTagatttttctctttttaagtatttaagtgCAAACAACAAGGAAGTCAAGATAGGCTTACCATAGGATGCAGAGTTAAACAAATCTATCTTCcgactttttttaaaacctaGAGTAATTGCTAGGAAGATAATAAGATTTTCTTGAGATAAAAAAGTGACCTTTTTGCACAGAAtacatgaaaaaatacaatataagcAAATAAATGCCAACCTAATATAGTGAAAGttaagtacagtcgaaccccgttggctcgaactcgcttggctcgtattactcgttggctcgaactggatgtaaaggtcCGATTTCCAACGAGGTTGGACTGTAGTAGTTTTGTAAATGGCAATTGTCTTTTCAACGAAGCCGGATCAAGGCAGATTGACAGGTTGAAAGGTCATGTACTGTTGTAAGCATTATATAAAAACTCGGAAATTTCAAGATTTATTATCTTTAAtcaaagggactagacaccagatggtctcaaaatctgcaaatacaatatattatcaGAATTGTCAATGCAAGATAGTAGAAGGCCGATAATATATCGCTtaacatggttaaaataataaaccgaaaatcatgttgctgtctcatctgtgtttcccgTTTAAAATAGTGCATACTGGGtttccagtttaaatcatatcggTTTATGAGTACAGCTatatataccgacgctatttttaaacctACTGGAATTTACGTGGTAGACTGTAAACCCATTAAGTATCGAATTGGAAGAAATGGGCAAAAACGGCGAAAGATGCATGAGTCGTCAGCGATGTGAAACGTTATTATACAAGATCCAATGCTCTGTACAAaacgatatcaattttgactattttctttttttttgttgcaTTGGTATCATctagtgtctagtccctttaagtggCCGAATTGAATGCCTAAAAACCCTTATTGAGTGACAATGAATGTGATATATTAAGCCAAATATATGCatgtgaaaaattaagacaacAGCATAATTGTAACATCTAAATTCTTCTGCACGGGTGATACAgtagggtcaagccataatgtaGCCATTGGGCGTTAAATTctattataacaaacatacatacacactaatttcaacttaaaacaACCATTGGTCTCCTGTTTCGCTGACCgtttcaggggggggggggcgggagGGGAGGTAGGGTAGCCCTAGCATTAAATACAGGGGCGCGGCCTGCACGTTTCAACGTCAACCGTTATGGCGTCCGTCGGCATGAGTGAAATGGAGGTTATTTATCGAATCAAGTCCAGCATCAATAATGGACATAATTTCTATGCCGATCAAAACGGATTTCAGCTAATCGGTAGGGAGACCATGCCTACCAAGCCCATAGCTAGTAACTACTACCCTGCAACCACGATGGCGCTTTTAGAGGACGGCAGGCTGCGCATGACCCTCCACTTCCGACAGCCGCACGGAGTAGCCAGTCTAGCTTCCGGTCAGCTGGATACCATGTTGGACAGACATACCTTCCGGGACGATGGCCGTGGACTTGGACAGGGCATTTATGATAATGTCAATGTCATGAATGAATTTGTCATAGAAGTGGAAGAAAAGGCTGTCCAATTCAATCCGATAGAAAAGCGTTACACGTATGCTACAAGTGAAGCtgttttattaaacgagtttttACAGAATAAATTACAGATATATACAACTAAAGACAATTCTGTTAAACTTATGGACAAAGTTCACCCTTTGAAAGATGTTACGCTTCCGTGTCATACGTCAGTGGTCGGGTTTAGGAATATTGTGGATGATGACATGAAATATTCGTACACCAGTCTAGTGCTTCATAGAAGACCCGTGCATTGTGGGTTAACACGAACTGAGGATAATTTGGAACATTTTTGTCACGTAAAGCAAGAAAAGGTTACGATTAAAAGTTTATTCCCGaagttaaaagtaaaaattgaAGAAACGTCATTGACATTgcaaaatactaaaaatgttttggaactggattcaaacattttacctgAAAAGAATGCATTAAGAACGTTCAAGATTCACATGTAATGTTCTGAAAGTGgttgtttatatgaaatatacatttctAACAATAATACTATTGAATATAGTACAAAAcgcaacaacaacatcaacaacaacaacaacaataacacaaagaaaaaaaacttcaacaacaacaaca encodes the following:
- the LOC128219548 gene encoding multiple epidermal growth factor-like domains protein 10 isoform X2; this translates as MNQNKMFGLLTCFYTWNILFSVAGGANDDNGYDDYNVYMYDDYSGNDDHNKQTEPSNGITNSTITQIQSKPCLNCSSRQDCVDGKCLPKCPDGFTGNFCNVRCFERCLSCRREDPYLCLDCRIGWYGYEKKVEGIIEVYNCNSQCPNNCANNTCERRLGHCDSDLGCKSSFHGRKCEQNCSEHCNDGVCAKITEECLHGCNGGYRGRKCQCPPSHLCQRCSLDLNKCVKCINGRWGDRCLQSCSPWCLNQTCSTTDGTCVYGCRNKMYGPMCSNDCPSTCDVQTDRPTCYTTDGSCIQGCLDGYYGRLCEHKCVGCVNNTCAQETGACVEGCIFGFLLENKTCKAPPPSSVKTQPSPIQEKIEIHVGAGTGGAALLIIVVVVVVLKRKRRRRTPKDKNETAVTNVTYTDHADDENLYDQIPENPEINEYSYIASNQLGDRCSTKYSFSSPIYNHDGTNTEREATSATGSSADYLTPLSRGATCTTGSSVDYLTPLSKGVAGNQRNTSNVQSGMYDEVQSYC
- the LOC128219548 gene encoding multiple epidermal growth factor-like domains protein 10 isoform X1, whose amino-acid sequence is MNQNKMFGLLTCFYTWNILFSVAGGANDDNGYDDYNVYMYDDYSGNDDHNKQTEPSNGITNSTITQIQSKPCLNCSSRQDCVDGKCLPKCPDGFTGNFCNVRCFERCLSCRREDPYLCLDCRIGWYGYEKKVEGIIEVYNCNSQCPNNCANNTCERRLGHCDSDLGCKSSFHGRKCEQNCSEHCNDGVCAKITEECLHGCNGGYRGRKCQCPPSHLCQRCSLDLNKCVKCINGRWGDRCLQSCSPWCLNQTCSTTDGTCVYGCRNKMYGPMCSNDCPSTCDVQTDRPTCYTTDGSCIQGCLDGYYGRLCEHKCVGCVNNTCAQETGACVEGCIFGFLLENKTCKAPPPSSVKTQPSPIQEKIEIHVGAGTGGAALLIIVVVVVVLKRKRIFRRRRTPKDKNETAVTNVTYTDHADDENLYDQIPENPEINEYSYIASNQLGDRCSTKYSFSSPIYNHDGTNTEREATSATGSSADYLTPLSRGATCTTGSSVDYLTPLSKGVAGNQRNTSNVQSGMYDEVQSYC